The Kocuria sp. TGY1127_2 genome includes a window with the following:
- a CDS encoding sugar phosphate isomerase/epimerase, protein MWTLSGFVDEISPDFETQCAHARSLGLEYIEFRSAWDTNVLDLDDQQLEQAVEILDRHGLKVSSIGSPIGKIGIHDPIDPHLERARQAVDVAHVFGAPFVRIFSFFMPDGEDPDGHRDKVVERMRALADVAEEGGVTFLHENEKKIYGDIPRRCADILESVGSPRLRAAWDSANFVQCGLRPYSEGYAQIRPYLEYVQVKDAHLSDGEVVVTGEGDGELRETLDALVADGFDGFFSLEPHLSTTHELGGFSGPELFTEAHTAFTNLLKEKGIRYQ, encoded by the coding sequence ATGTGGACTCTGTCTGGATTTGTCGACGAAATCTCGCCGGATTTCGAAACCCAGTGCGCCCATGCGCGCTCCTTGGGGCTCGAATACATCGAGTTCCGCAGCGCATGGGATACCAATGTTCTGGACCTTGACGACCAGCAGCTCGAGCAAGCGGTGGAAATCCTCGATCGACACGGCCTCAAGGTCTCGAGCATCGGCTCACCGATCGGCAAGATCGGAATCCACGACCCCATCGACCCCCATCTCGAGCGTGCTCGGCAAGCGGTCGACGTCGCTCACGTCTTTGGCGCGCCGTTCGTGCGCATCTTCTCCTTCTTCATGCCCGACGGCGAGGATCCGGACGGCCATCGGGACAAGGTCGTCGAACGCATGCGGGCACTCGCCGACGTCGCCGAGGAAGGCGGCGTGACCTTCTTGCACGAAAACGAGAAGAAGATCTACGGCGACATCCCGCGTCGGTGCGCGGACATCCTTGAGAGCGTCGGCTCACCGCGGCTCCGGGCGGCGTGGGACTCCGCGAACTTCGTACAGTGCGGTCTGCGCCCCTACTCCGAGGGTTATGCCCAGATCCGCCCGTATCTTGAGTATGTGCAAGTCAAGGACGCGCACCTGTCCGACGGCGAAGTGGTCGTGACCGGCGAGGGCGACGGCGAGCTGCGCGAGACCCTGGATGCCCTGGTCGCGGACGGATTCGACGGGTTCTTCTCACTCGAACCGCATCTGTCCACAACGCACGAGCTCGGAGGCTTCTCCGGACCCGAACTGTTCACCGAGGCACACACGGCTTTCACGAACCTGCTCAAGGAGAAGGGGATCCGGTACCAGTGA
- a CDS encoding Gfo/Idh/MocA family protein — MTLRALIVGYGSVSAVHAEALTSMPNARIVGVCDVNPERRTAAELELGVPTAQSVGDALQSFTPDVVHVTTPHGQHEPVILEALRAGCDVLTEKPLSSDLASAERIAEAARTPGLGRAGRRPRVGVCFQNRYNLSARAMKEVVEVGEFGAIKGAVATVAWHRPPEYYTDKPWRGTWSGSGGGLLINQAIHTVDLLQWIMGPVVDVRGRVGTDALNEIIEVEDTAALTLTHESGVRSVLMATNAAPANLPVTMDVVMERGQMRSGTELLITGEGTPDKVVKERLPSDRSKAYWGSSHVELIRDFYEGFEAGEKFWIDPDEAMNSLRIVKAAYDGAGGFPERAGRELDSTNPYLV; from the coding sequence GTGACTCTTCGTGCCTTGATTGTCGGCTACGGTTCCGTGAGCGCTGTGCACGCCGAGGCGCTCACATCCATGCCCAACGCCCGCATCGTGGGCGTGTGCGACGTGAACCCGGAGCGGAGGACGGCAGCCGAACTCGAACTCGGGGTGCCCACCGCCCAATCCGTCGGTGACGCACTCCAAAGTTTCACCCCCGACGTCGTACACGTCACGACACCCCATGGTCAGCACGAGCCCGTGATTCTCGAGGCATTGCGAGCCGGGTGCGACGTGCTGACCGAGAAACCGCTCAGTTCCGATTTGGCTAGTGCGGAGAGGATTGCTGAGGCCGCCAGGACCCCGGGCCTCGGCCGTGCCGGACGTCGGCCGCGCGTCGGCGTGTGCTTCCAGAATCGTTACAACCTCTCGGCACGGGCTATGAAAGAGGTCGTGGAGGTCGGCGAATTCGGCGCGATCAAAGGAGCCGTGGCGACCGTCGCATGGCACCGTCCGCCCGAGTACTACACCGACAAACCGTGGCGCGGCACATGGTCCGGAAGCGGTGGCGGGCTGCTGATCAACCAAGCAATCCATACGGTGGATTTGCTCCAGTGGATTATGGGTCCCGTGGTCGACGTACGCGGGCGAGTCGGCACCGATGCCTTGAACGAAATCATTGAGGTCGAGGACACGGCAGCCTTGACCCTGACTCATGAGTCCGGCGTGCGGAGCGTCCTCATGGCAACCAATGCAGCCCCAGCGAATCTCCCCGTGACCATGGACGTCGTCATGGAGCGAGGACAGATGCGGTCCGGAACCGAACTATTGATTACGGGGGAAGGCACGCCGGACAAAGTGGTCAAGGAGCGCCTTCCATCGGACCGGTCCAAGGCATATTGGGGATCCTCCCACGTCGAACTCATCAGGGATTTCTACGAGGGTTTCGAGGCCGGCGAGAAATTCTGGATCGACCCGGACGAAGCGATGAATTCATTGCGCATCGTGAAGGCCGCCTACGACGGCGCCGGCGGATTCCCCGAGAGGGCCGGACGGGAATTGGACTCGACCAACCCTTATCTGGTGTGA
- a CDS encoding DUF2848 domain-containing protein yields the protein MLRFELPDGSTTDVEVTRLFNAGYAGRDQSSVQAHIDELAELGVPVPAAIPALYPVSPYLAQQTETVAVQRGKSSGEAEWAIVVTDGGVLITAACDQTDRDLETYGVAWSKNASPDVLAKKAWRLDDVADHIDDIRIEAWVADSTGEETRIQDGSFAELLPPEHWLEQLREKGYAHSGTVLISGTIPMAPGVDQFASKWRVRLTDPTNGNTIELAYAVEPMPEPVG from the coding sequence ATGCTCAGATTCGAACTCCCCGATGGGTCGACCACCGACGTCGAAGTCACTCGCCTGTTCAACGCGGGATACGCCGGACGCGATCAGTCTTCCGTACAAGCACACATCGATGAACTCGCCGAACTGGGCGTTCCCGTCCCCGCGGCCATCCCTGCGCTCTACCCGGTCTCGCCGTATCTCGCGCAGCAGACGGAAACCGTCGCGGTGCAGCGCGGAAAGTCTTCCGGTGAGGCCGAATGGGCCATTGTTGTGACGGATGGGGGGGTGCTCATCACCGCCGCATGCGACCAGACCGACCGCGACCTTGAGACTTACGGCGTGGCGTGGAGCAAGAACGCCTCGCCGGATGTTCTTGCGAAGAAGGCTTGGCGCCTCGACGACGTCGCGGACCACATCGACGACATCCGGATCGAGGCATGGGTTGCCGACTCCACGGGCGAGGAGACACGGATTCAGGACGGCAGCTTCGCTGAGCTCCTTCCTCCGGAGCATTGGCTCGAGCAGCTTCGGGAAAAGGGATATGCCCATTCCGGGACTGTCCTCATTTCAGGCACGATCCCCATGGCCCCCGGTGTCGACCAGTTCGCCTCGAAGTGGCGCGTACGCCTCACGGACCCGACCAACGGCAACACGATCGAACTCGCATATGCCGTGGAGCCGATGCCTGAGCCCGTCGGCTGA